In Achromobacter spanius, the following proteins share a genomic window:
- a CDS encoding ABC transporter substrate-binding protein: MKLKSILLGLAAAGLLIQSAAQARTLDEVRADKSLAVVTTASAPPHGFKNPKSNQLEGIMVDVAAGVAKHLKVSDKLSDVPFSGLIPTLTSGRADVMSAPLFITEERAKAIDFSVPVYGWGEGVVVSDKATRKYARFEDMQGQRVGVLVDSVQFNMIKDMPGTKVTTYQDYSTLLADVRAGRIDLGIVDPPSIIYQIQTKNIPGVKLDTGYEPQRKWQVGMAVQKGNTTLLEAVNQALAEMKANGEMAAIGKKWGVSDLISK, encoded by the coding sequence ATGAAACTCAAATCCATCCTGCTGGGCCTGGCAGCCGCCGGCCTGCTTATCCAATCGGCCGCGCAGGCGCGCACGCTGGACGAAGTGCGCGCCGATAAAAGCCTGGCCGTCGTCACCACCGCATCCGCGCCGCCGCACGGTTTCAAGAATCCAAAGTCGAACCAGTTGGAAGGCATCATGGTGGACGTGGCGGCCGGCGTGGCCAAGCACCTGAAGGTGTCGGACAAGCTGTCCGACGTGCCCTTTTCCGGCTTGATCCCCACGCTTACGTCCGGGCGGGCGGACGTCATGTCCGCGCCACTCTTCATCACCGAAGAACGGGCAAAGGCCATCGATTTTTCGGTACCCGTCTACGGCTGGGGCGAAGGCGTGGTGGTCAGCGACAAGGCGACCAGAAAGTACGCCAGGTTCGAAGACATGCAGGGACAGCGGGTGGGCGTGCTGGTGGATTCGGTGCAGTTCAACATGATCAAGGACATGCCGGGCACCAAGGTCACAACCTACCAGGACTATTCGACCTTGCTGGCTGACGTGCGTGCCGGCCGCATCGACCTGGGCATCGTGGACCCGCCCAGCATCATCTACCAGATTCAGACCAAGAACATTCCGGGCGTGAAGCTGGACACCGGCTACGAGCCGCAACGCAAGTGGCAGGTTGGCATGGCCGTGCAGAAGGGCAATACCACGCTGCTCGAAGCCGTCAACCAGGCACTGGCCGAGATGAAGGCAAACGGGGAAATGGCCGCCATCGGAAAGAAGTGGGGCGTGTCCGACCTGATCAGCAAGTAA
- a CDS encoding amino acid ABC transporter substrate-binding protein — protein MKRSTWFAAGALALACASQAAVAGPTLDAVKKKGFVQCGLTDGVSGFSATNSKGEWEGMDVDICRAVAAAVFGDPTKFKGTALSTQQRFTALQSGEVDVLLRTVTLTQTRDTSLGLSAVAPSFFDGQGILVSKKLGVKSAKELNGATVCVQPGTTTELNLADWFRANGIEFKPVVIDKVTEVVRAFESGRCDAFTDDSSQLAAVRATQVANPDDYEILPERFSKEPLGPMVRQGDENWLGIVRWTLFALQEAEEYGVTQKNVDEMLKSKNPNVLRILGVTPGAGKNMGLDEKWAYNAIKAVGNYSEVFERNVGKDSKLGLQRGTNALWSNGGAMYPWPIR, from the coding sequence ATGAAGCGGTCAACGTGGTTTGCAGCCGGCGCTTTGGCCCTGGCGTGCGCGTCCCAGGCGGCAGTTGCCGGCCCCACCCTGGATGCGGTGAAGAAAAAGGGATTTGTGCAGTGCGGCCTGACCGACGGCGTTTCCGGGTTCTCGGCCACCAACAGCAAGGGCGAATGGGAAGGCATGGACGTGGACATCTGCCGCGCGGTGGCCGCGGCCGTGTTCGGTGATCCGACCAAATTCAAAGGTACCGCGCTGTCCACCCAGCAACGCTTCACCGCGCTGCAATCGGGTGAAGTCGACGTATTGCTGCGCACCGTCACGCTGACCCAGACGCGCGACACGTCACTGGGGCTGTCTGCCGTGGCCCCCAGCTTCTTTGACGGCCAGGGCATCCTGGTCAGCAAGAAGCTGGGCGTGAAAAGCGCCAAGGAACTCAACGGCGCCACCGTCTGCGTGCAGCCCGGCACCACCACCGAATTGAACCTGGCCGACTGGTTCCGCGCCAACGGCATCGAATTCAAGCCCGTGGTGATCGACAAGGTGACGGAAGTGGTGCGCGCCTTTGAATCCGGCCGCTGCGACGCCTTCACCGACGACTCCTCGCAACTGGCCGCCGTGCGCGCCACGCAAGTGGCGAACCCGGATGACTACGAGATCCTGCCCGAACGTTTCTCGAAAGAACCGCTGGGGCCCATGGTGCGCCAGGGCGACGAGAACTGGCTGGGCATCGTGCGCTGGACCTTGTTCGCGCTGCAGGAAGCCGAGGAGTACGGCGTCACGCAGAAGAACGTGGATGAGATGTTGAAGAGCAAGAACCCGAACGTCTTGCGCATCCTGGGCGTGACGCCGGGGGCGGGCAAGAACATGGGCCTGGACGAAAAGTGGGCCTACAACGCCATCAAGGCCGTGGGCAACTACAGCGAAGTGTTCGAGCGCAACGTCGGCAAGGACAGCAAGCTGGGCCTGCAACGGGGCACCAATGCGCTGTGGAGCAACGGCGGCGCGATGTATCCGTGGCCGATTCGGTGA
- a CDS encoding amino acid ABC transporter permease — protein MDLATLRMYLTPLAEGTVWTLALFFCSAFLAVALGLVVCLCRLSPSRLLSRGARFYIEVIRGTPLLLQLFYIYYGLPEMGVVINGFVAGVLGLTLNFGAYLAELFRSGIQSVDTGQYEAARALGLRKVQRLRRIVLPQALRTVFPALGNYALVLIKETSLVAVISVYELMRAGEMLAGATFQALTVYTMVGVIYFAMCSVLSYLFRRSEKRLTVPGYWSGAGENHDISKA, from the coding sequence TTGGATCTCGCTACGCTGCGCATGTACCTGACCCCTTTGGCCGAGGGCACGGTCTGGACTTTGGCGCTGTTTTTCTGTTCGGCTTTTCTGGCGGTGGCGTTGGGCCTGGTCGTCTGCTTGTGCCGCTTGTCGCCTTCGCGCCTGCTGAGCCGAGGGGCGCGGTTCTACATTGAGGTGATCCGCGGCACGCCGCTGCTGCTGCAACTGTTCTACATCTACTACGGGCTGCCCGAGATGGGGGTGGTCATCAACGGTTTCGTGGCCGGCGTGCTGGGCCTGACCCTGAACTTCGGCGCGTACCTGGCCGAACTGTTCCGAAGCGGAATCCAGTCGGTGGACACGGGCCAGTACGAGGCGGCCCGCGCGCTGGGTCTGCGCAAAGTGCAGCGGCTGCGCCGCATCGTGTTGCCGCAAGCGCTGCGCACGGTCTTCCCGGCCTTGGGCAACTACGCGCTGGTGTTGATCAAGGAGACGTCGCTGGTGGCCGTCATCAGCGTGTACGAACTGATGCGGGCGGGCGAGATGCTGGCCGGCGCGACCTTCCAGGCGCTGACGGTCTACACGATGGTGGGGGTCATCTACTTCGCCATGTGCAGCGTGCTGTCGTACCTGTTCCGGCGTTCCGAGAAGCGCTTGACGGTGCCGGGCTACTGGAGCGGCGCCGGCGAGAACCACGATATTTCCAAGGCCTGA
- a CDS encoding IclR family transcriptional regulator encodes MTLTPHPEDSPLFIAALARGISVLRAFSEGQPAMTLPELAEATGLSKSAVQRFTHTLWTLGYLRKDPTSKKFSLAPWSLELGMHYVQTSPLVLGGNPFLHTLNRNSQETCSLAEPDGLDMVYVARFATHKEMFVNMPVGMRLPLYCTAAGRAVLAKLDPGVAHDLLERCARKPYTANTLTTMDDLLDELAFARRHGYARSNGEFYPGDITVSAAVLDAGGTPLGAVNVSVPSSRWSFEQAQAVFGPQVVETAHAISASRTLGRSHPFYLMEPPGGALRGAMPPPDDAA; translated from the coding sequence ATGACCCTGACGCCACACCCCGAGGATTCTCCTTTGTTCATTGCCGCGCTGGCGCGCGGTATTTCCGTATTGCGGGCGTTCAGCGAAGGGCAGCCTGCCATGACGCTGCCTGAACTCGCGGAGGCGACGGGCTTGAGCAAAAGCGCGGTCCAGCGCTTTACGCACACGCTTTGGACGCTGGGCTACCTGCGCAAGGACCCCACCAGCAAGAAGTTCTCGCTGGCGCCCTGGTCGCTGGAGCTAGGGATGCACTATGTGCAGACCAGTCCGCTGGTGCTGGGCGGCAACCCTTTCCTGCATACGCTGAACCGGAACAGCCAGGAAACATGCAGCCTGGCAGAGCCGGACGGCCTAGACATGGTCTATGTGGCGCGTTTCGCCACCCACAAGGAAATGTTCGTGAACATGCCGGTCGGCATGCGCTTGCCGTTGTATTGCACGGCGGCTGGACGTGCCGTGCTGGCCAAGCTGGACCCGGGCGTTGCGCATGATCTGCTGGAACGCTGCGCCCGCAAGCCTTACACGGCAAATACGCTGACCACCATGGACGACTTGCTGGACGAGCTGGCGTTCGCGCGGCGCCACGGCTATGCACGGTCCAACGGCGAGTTCTATCCCGGCGACATCACGGTCAGCGCGGCGGTCCTGGATGCCGGCGGCACCCCCTTGGGCGCCGTGAACGTGTCCGTGCCATCCAGCCGCTGGTCTTTTGAACAGGCGCAAGCCGTGTTCGGCCCGCAGGTGGTGGAAACCGCGCACGCTATCAGTGCATCGCGCACCTTGGGGCGGTCGCATCCCTTCTACCTGATGGAACCGCCTGGCGGCGCGTTGCGGGGGGCGATGCCACCGCCCGACGACGCGGCCTGA
- a CDS encoding arginase family protein encodes MGLPSVREPGTGLARACVVGIPFDCGTHPFRVGSRQGPDAIREQSRLLRPVDIFRRHGIDNPPEFLRAIDVGNVACHPGDPDASYPLIEAGIGAILDAGAIPISMGGDGAVTLPQLRAVGRRHPDFVVLHFDSHTDTYPIAGYNTATTFTRAAEEGLLDVAASFHVGTRGSSFMPGVLEFGREVGYTIVPYDDFDQDQKATLADIKQRIGQRPVYLCFDMDIFDPSCAPGVCTPEWGGLSAKEGLALLRQLAGLNFVAFDVNTVSPPQDVQGATAFLAATVMQEFCALAAVAVQQYPQGRPA; translated from the coding sequence ATGGGTTTGCCATCGGTCCGCGAGCCCGGGACGGGCCTGGCGCGCGCTTGCGTGGTCGGTATTCCGTTCGATTGCGGCACGCATCCATTCCGCGTCGGGTCGCGGCAGGGCCCTGACGCGATCCGCGAGCAATCCCGCTTGCTGCGCCCCGTCGACATCTTCCGCCGTCATGGCATCGACAATCCGCCCGAATTCCTGCGCGCCATCGACGTGGGCAACGTGGCCTGCCACCCGGGTGACCCCGACGCTTCGTACCCGCTGATCGAAGCCGGCATCGGCGCCATCCTGGATGCGGGTGCGATCCCCATCTCGATGGGGGGAGACGGCGCGGTGACGTTGCCGCAGTTGCGTGCCGTGGGACGCCGCCATCCGGATTTCGTCGTGCTGCATTTCGATTCGCACACCGACACCTATCCCATCGCCGGCTACAACACGGCCACGACTTTCACACGAGCGGCGGAAGAAGGGCTGCTGGACGTTGCGGCCAGCTTCCACGTCGGCACCCGGGGCAGTTCCTTCATGCCCGGGGTGTTGGAGTTCGGACGCGAGGTCGGCTACACGATCGTCCCCTACGACGACTTCGATCAGGACCAGAAAGCCACGCTGGCGGACATCAAGCAGCGTATCGGCCAGCGCCCGGTCTACCTGTGCTTTGACATGGACATCTTCGACCCCTCCTGCGCGCCGGGCGTATGCACGCCGGAGTGGGGCGGCTTGTCGGCCAAGGAAGGGCTGGCGCTTTTGCGCCAGCTTGCCGGCCTGAACTTCGTGGCGTTCGACGTCAACACCGTGTCGCCGCCGCAAGACGTGCAGGGGGCCACGGCCTTCCTGGCCGCTACCGTGATGCAGGAATTCTGCGCGTTGGCGGCGGTAGCGGTACAGCAGTACCCGCAAGGGCGTCCGGCCTGA
- a CDS encoding amino acid ABC transporter ATP-binding protein, translated as MNATTASAPIITMQGVSKWYGDFQVLNDLALEVSPGEKLILCGPSGSGKSTTIRLLNRLEEHQKGRIVVDGIELNEDVKNIERIRAEVGMVFQHFNLFPHLTVLENCTLAPLLVKGVPADEARSRAMEYLERVRIPQHADKYPGQLSGGQKQRVAIARALCMQPKIMLFDEPTSALDPEMVKEVLDTMVALAKDGMTMVCVTHEMGFAREVGDRVVFMDQGAIVEADTPENFFNAPRSERARAFLGQILG; from the coding sequence ATGAACGCAACGACTGCCTCCGCCCCGATCATCACGATGCAGGGCGTCAGCAAATGGTATGGCGACTTCCAGGTGCTGAACGACCTGGCGCTGGAAGTGTCGCCCGGAGAGAAATTGATACTCTGTGGGCCGTCCGGCTCGGGAAAATCCACCACCATCCGCTTGCTGAACCGCCTGGAGGAACACCAGAAGGGCCGCATCGTGGTTGATGGCATCGAACTCAATGAAGATGTGAAGAATATCGAGCGCATCCGCGCGGAAGTCGGCATGGTGTTCCAGCACTTCAACCTGTTCCCGCATTTGACCGTGCTTGAGAATTGCACGTTGGCGCCGCTGCTGGTCAAGGGCGTGCCGGCGGATGAGGCCCGGTCGCGCGCCATGGAATATCTGGAGCGGGTGCGGATTCCACAGCACGCCGACAAGTATCCCGGCCAGCTCTCGGGCGGCCAGAAGCAGCGCGTGGCGATCGCGCGCGCCTTATGCATGCAACCCAAGATCATGTTGTTCGACGAACCCACCTCGGCGCTGGATCCCGAGATGGTCAAGGAAGTGCTGGACACCATGGTCGCGCTGGCCAAAGACGGCATGACGATGGTTTGCGTCACGCATGAAATGGGATTCGCGCGGGAAGTGGGCGACCGGGTGGTCTTCATGGACCAGGGAGCCATCGTTGAGGCCGACACGCCGGAGAACTTCTTCAATGCGCCCCGTTCGGAACGAGCACGGGCCTTCCTGGGGCAGATATTGGGCTGA
- a CDS encoding acetolactate synthase large subunit, which produces MNGADSLCDTLLANDVDVCFANPGTSEMHFVAALDRKPKMRCVLGLFEGVVTGAADGYARMADKPAATLLHLGPGLGNGLANLHNAKRARTPMVNIVGDHATYHVQYDAPLTSDVEGVARPMSHWVKRTMTAAAVSADAAEAIGVARQAPGNIATLILPADTAWTDLPDSAPAPVQVKDLPLAQTSAESVRAAAAAIRSGEVTVLMLGGAALRERALNAAGRIARATGVRLMSETSNRRIERGGARTPVDRLPYPIDLAVAKLKDVKHLVLAGAKAPVGFFAYPGKPSLLAPPDSNQVVLASAEQDLAHALEWLADELGIAADAPRLATPAAAYDVPSTGKLTGAAVNILIAHTLPEQAIVCDESITQGREFPIYSASSAPHDWLMLTGGAIGIGLPLATGAAVACPDRKVITLQADGSGMYTLQALWTQARENLDCLTVILANRSYATLHGEMKNVGVKEPGRNARRMLDLEEPYLDWTHLARGMGVEAVSVDTVEGFARALADGLKRRGPFLIEAII; this is translated from the coding sequence ATGAACGGCGCTGACAGTCTCTGCGATACCTTGCTGGCCAACGATGTGGACGTGTGTTTTGCCAACCCCGGCACATCCGAAATGCACTTTGTCGCGGCCTTGGATCGCAAACCCAAGATGCGCTGCGTGCTGGGCCTGTTCGAAGGCGTGGTGACGGGCGCGGCCGACGGTTACGCGCGCATGGCCGACAAGCCGGCCGCCACCTTGCTGCACCTGGGGCCCGGCCTGGGCAATGGCCTGGCCAACCTGCACAACGCCAAGCGCGCGCGCACGCCCATGGTCAATATCGTGGGTGACCACGCCACCTATCACGTGCAATACGACGCGCCGCTGACCAGCGACGTGGAGGGCGTGGCGCGTCCCATGTCGCATTGGGTCAAGCGCACGATGACGGCCGCCGCCGTGTCGGCGGATGCCGCCGAGGCCATTGGCGTGGCGCGTCAGGCGCCCGGCAACATCGCCACCCTGATCCTGCCCGCCGACACCGCCTGGACCGATCTGCCCGACAGCGCGCCCGCGCCGGTGCAAGTGAAGGACCTGCCCTTGGCCCAGACCTCCGCCGAGTCCGTGCGCGCGGCAGCCGCCGCCATCCGCTCGGGCGAAGTCACGGTGCTGATGCTGGGCGGCGCGGCGCTGCGTGAACGCGCCTTGAACGCCGCCGGCCGTATCGCCCGCGCCACCGGTGTGCGCCTGATGTCCGAAACCTCCAACCGCCGCATCGAACGTGGCGGCGCGCGTACCCCGGTTGACCGGCTGCCCTATCCGATTGACCTGGCCGTGGCCAAGCTGAAAGACGTAAAGCACCTGGTGCTGGCGGGCGCCAAGGCGCCGGTCGGCTTCTTCGCCTACCCCGGCAAGCCCAGCCTGCTGGCGCCGCCCGACAGCAACCAGGTCGTGCTGGCGTCCGCCGAACAAGATCTTGCGCATGCGCTGGAATGGCTGGCCGATGAGCTTGGCATTGCCGCCGACGCCCCGCGCCTGGCCACGCCGGCCGCGGCCTATGACGTGCCGTCGACTGGCAAGCTGACCGGCGCCGCCGTGAACATTCTTATCGCTCACACCTTGCCCGAGCAAGCCATTGTGTGCGACGAGTCCATCACGCAGGGCCGCGAATTTCCCATCTACAGCGCCAGCAGCGCGCCGCACGATTGGCTGATGCTGACCGGCGGCGCCATCGGCATCGGCCTGCCGCTGGCAACCGGCGCCGCCGTGGCCTGCCCGGACCGCAAGGTCATCACGCTGCAAGCCGATGGCAGCGGCATGTACACCTTGCAAGCGCTGTGGACGCAAGCGCGCGAAAACCTGGACTGCCTCACGGTCATCCTGGCCAACCGCTCCTACGCCACGTTGCATGGCGAAATGAAGAACGTGGGCGTGAAGGAACCGGGCCGCAACGCCCGCCGCATGCTGGACCTGGAAGAGCCCTATCTGGATTGGACGCACCTGGCGCGCGGCATGGGCGTGGAGGCGGTCAGCGTGGATACGGTGGAAGGCTTTGCGCGCGCGCTGGCCGACGGCCTGAAGCGCCGTGGGCCGTTCCTGATCGAAGCCATCATCTAA